One Hyalangium minutum DNA segment encodes these proteins:
- a CDS encoding tyrosine-type recombinase/integrase, translating into MSHYEDDDQGRDAWRLEDPAQLAPLPERRQGRQRRSSRKKPAQPHGKQLHKGSHTAPPIPSHLTVPAQGDVVPVEYGASVHELQAEVVHPIQHGLFRPLAPPTVRNVVNLYLEHCLKEQGRALSTYESYAPPLRWFTQVLPPFPTPGQVKDVLQWRLNLKEGDKRRLVPTTANQYKKYLSAAYKYARNWWPMVALRDPTTFPNWKVGRRKPRGMADPATTFRLLLAHACKNDTERAFLCVLGLLGLRVSEARGLRWDTDLSPDWRKLTVQRQRVARRKGEQELKTVASFAHFDVTAVLCGFLLGAWKERKEALAGNDPWGRRDALSPYMFNYGQARLQELMERIRDVAPEDFPRKTGKRGALAFHGFRDTLGAVLASTNSTLGEGQQALRHDSYITTSLYFQNHQGKPTANAALLKAQAVLVGGIQTERRGLHLVKEGQNPGDDSNNPTDTTNGGAK; encoded by the coding sequence GTGAGCCACTACGAGGACGACGACCAGGGCAGGGACGCGTGGCGGCTGGAGGACCCTGCGCAGCTGGCACCGCTGCCCGAGCGCAGGCAGGGCCGCCAGCGCCGCAGCAGCCGCAAGAAGCCTGCGCAGCCTCACGGCAAGCAGCTCCACAAGGGCAGTCACACCGCACCGCCGATCCCGAGCCACCTCACGGTGCCTGCGCAGGGCGATGTGGTGCCGGTGGAGTACGGCGCCTCAGTGCACGAGCTGCAGGCGGAGGTGGTGCACCCGATTCAGCACGGCCTGTTTCGGCCGCTCGCGCCGCCCACGGTGAGGAACGTGGTGAACCTCTACCTGGAGCACTGCCTGAAGGAGCAAGGGCGAGCCCTCTCCACGTACGAGAGCTACGCCCCGCCGCTCCGGTGGTTTACGCAGGTGCTCCCGCCCTTCCCGACGCCGGGCCAGGTGAAGGACGTGCTCCAGTGGCGACTCAACCTGAAGGAGGGAGACAAGCGCCGACTCGTGCCGACCACCGCCAACCAGTACAAGAAGTACCTGAGCGCCGCTTACAAGTACGCGCGCAACTGGTGGCCCATGGTGGCCCTGAGAGACCCGACCACCTTCCCCAACTGGAAGGTGGGACGCCGGAAGCCGCGCGGCATGGCAGACCCGGCCACTACCTTCCGGCTGTTGCTGGCGCACGCCTGCAAGAATGACACGGAGCGCGCGTTCCTGTGCGTGCTGGGGCTGCTGGGCCTGCGAGTCTCGGAGGCGCGTGGGCTCCGCTGGGACACCGACTTGAGCCCGGACTGGCGGAAGCTGACTGTGCAGCGCCAGCGGGTGGCACGCCGCAAGGGTGAGCAGGAGCTGAAGACGGTCGCCAGCTTCGCGCACTTCGACGTGACAGCGGTGCTGTGCGGCTTCCTGCTCGGAGCATGGAAGGAGCGGAAGGAGGCCTTAGCGGGCAATGACCCCTGGGGGCGACGGGATGCGCTGAGCCCGTACATGTTCAACTACGGCCAGGCCCGCCTTCAGGAACTCATGGAGCGGATCCGCGACGTGGCGCCCGAGGACTTCCCTCGCAAGACCGGCAAGCGCGGGGCTCTGGCCTTCCATGGCTTCCGCGACACGTTGGGGGCGGTGCTCGCGTCAACCAATTCGACGTTGGGCGAGGGGCAGCAGGCGCTCCGGCACGACAGCTACATAACGACCTCGCTCTACTTCCAGAACCATCAGGGCAAGCCGACCGCGAACGCCGCCCTGCTGAAGGCGCAGGCCGTGTTGGTGGGCGGGATCCAGACTGAGAGACGAGGGTTGCACCTCGTGAAGGAAGGACAGAACCCCGGCGACGACTCGAACAACCCGACCGACACCACGAACGGAGGTGCCAAGTGA